In Zonotrichia albicollis isolate bZonAlb1 chromosome 5, bZonAlb1.hap1, whole genome shotgun sequence, the genomic window AGGAAAATGCCTTTCCACTCATGCAGTCGATCTGCTCCTTTTGCAAAATAGCTTGCCCTGAGAAATTCTTTGGGATGTTGTGCGGGATAGAAGCGAGCAAAAAGGGTTCAGTCTCCTGCTGGTAGCCAACACTCCTTTCTCAGTTTGGAAACCATACTGAAGGATGTCACTCACTGATGGGAACAGAGGTAGGGATGAAAATGGACCTCTGTTCCTCTGAAGGGACCTCATTTCCTCTGTGAAATGTTTCTCTGAAGATGGAAAGAATTGAATGGAGCtgatcaaaaaagaaaagaattttttaagaGCCATGTTCACCCAAACACATCAATAGCTGTTTCTTTAGGCAGACTTGAATTTGGGAAGGGCTAAGCACTGTGTAACACTCGATGGCAAGAAAGTGACATTTCTTCTCTACGCTTGCTTTCCTTAGGGAAGGTAATGAACGGGGAAGTCGAGTGAGTAACTCAGGGCTGCCTTTCCCCTTGGTGGCAAACAGTGGTGTTTTATTGGTAAGTTTGCTTGGCACTGGTAATTTCTTATTATTTTCCCAGGCCAAGGAAAGGCCAGGTTCTCGGTTCTTGGTTAGCATGCCCCCATGCTCTGGGCAGTTTTCATGGGGACATGTACTTTTTCACATTGGTCTGAAGTCCAAGTCAGCAACTGATTATAAACCATTCCTATATTGTGCCTACCAAAGTCTTAGGGTAGCACAGAACTTGGCTCAGCCTGTGtaaggaaggggaaaaattaGTGATTTTTATGCCAGTGGTGAAATTCTTACTGAGTTCAGCAGGGGAATGATTTGCTCTTCGCTATGACTGCAGTCAGAAATGAATGCCTGATTGGCAGCCTCCAAGGAGCTCTGTTTTCTGAAACATCACACAGAAAGGAAATATCATGTATAAATGTGTTTCAATTGTTTCTTGAATTGATTTCAGCATGAATAAGTTATGCAGTCATTTCAAAGAAATGCTATTATTTCCATTCTGTTTCCGTGGTATTTTTTATTTACCTCATGGTACAAACTATTGTAAAACAAAGTTTCTTAAAGAAAGATCCCAGCAATTAGTTCACTGATGTTAAGGAAGGGCATAAACCTGTAAGAATTTAGTAACTATTTAAAGGAAACACTTTTCATTAAGGAAAAGCTGGAAGATTATTATGCTGATAACAGTCTGGATGGTGCTGTTCCATGTAGAATTCCCATAGATTTTACTGGAAGATTTGTGCTAAATAAGCACTAGTTTTATGTAGTGGATTGTAAAAAAATGATATGCTACCCAGCAGGATCTTAATCCTTCTGCATTTACTTAGGCAAACTTTGTCTTTGGAATGCTTTTGAAATCTCTTCCAATTTTCAGCAGGAGTCATGCCTAAATAATATTACTGGATCAGCCTTCAAAATGTAAGGGCAAGAGAATTCAAATGTATTAAGACAGATCTCTTAATCCTGCAATGTAGCATGTGGAAAGAGATGTAGCTTTAGCTCTTTGCTTCTTGTCTTAGCCCACGTGGACCAATTTCTCCACTTGTTCTTGTACtgctttgttttcaggggcAGCTCTGTGGCTCAGACCAGGCTGCTGCGAGGATGGGGCCCCTGGAAGCAGTAGGTGAGGACAACCAGACAGATGAAACGAAAATGGAGCTGTTCACTAAGCTGTACTTGACAAGATACACCACACCACTCAACGAATTGGCTCTGGACCCTAAACCAGAACTGAATGACAGCACAACACTTGTTGAAGTACAGATAATTCTCATCTTTGCCTACTGCTCCATTATCCTGCTGGGAGTGATCGGAAACTCCCTCGTGATCCACGTGATCATCAAGTTCAAGAGCATGCGCACAGTGACCAACTTCTTCATTGCCAACCTGGCAGTGGCTGACCTGCTGGTGAACACGCTGTGCCTGCCCTTCACTTTGGTTTATACTCTCCTGGGCGAATGGAAGCTGGGCCCGGTGTTGTGCCACCTGGTGCCCTATGCCCAGGCCCTTGCTGTCCACGTGTCCACTGTCACTTTGACTGTGATCGCTCTGGATCGTCATCGCTGCATCGTCTACCACTTGGAAAGCAGAATCTCTAAGCGGATCAGCTTCCTGATTATAGGAGTAGCCTGGGCAGTCAGTGCTCTGCTGGCAAGTCCTCTGGCCATCTTCCGTGAGTACTCGTTGATTGAGATCATTCCTGACTTCAAGATTGTGGTCTGCTCAGAGAAGTGGCCAGGGGAGGGGCAGCTCAACTATGGCACCATCTACAGCATCTCCATGCTCCTGATCCAGTATGTTCTGCCTTTGGCAGTCATCTCCTATGCCTACATCCGTATTTGGACCAAGCTCAAGAACCACGTTAGCCCCGGTGTGGGGAACGACCACTATCACCACCGGCGCCGGAAAACCACCAAGATGCTGGTGTGCGTGGTTGTGGTGTTCGCTGTCAGCTGGCTGCCCTTTCACACCTTCCAGCTGGTCAGTGACATTGACAGTCAGGTGTTAGACCTGAAAGAGTACAAACTGATCTACACGGTGTTCCATGTCATTGCCATGTGCTCCACGTTTGCTAACCCCCTCCTCTATGGCTGGATGAACAACAACTACAGGACGGCCTTCCTCACGGCCTTCCAGTGTGAGCAGCGGCTGGACTCCATCCACCCCGAAGTATCGGCAGCTTTCAAAGCCAGGAAGAAGCTAGAAGCCAAAAGGATTCAGTTCCCTGGGGACTCTTTCACGCAACCTACCAATGTCTAAGATGTCTGACTGTAAAGAAGAAATGAGTATGTTGTGGACAAAGGGATGAACCCATTTTGGTACATGCATTTTCAATGCATAGTTTTATTCATAAATGGTAAAAGAACAATAGCATGA contains:
- the NPY2R gene encoding neuropeptide Y receptor type 2; amino-acid sequence: MGPLEAVGEDNQTDETKMELFTKLYLTRYTTPLNELALDPKPELNDSTTLVEVQIILIFAYCSIILLGVIGNSLVIHVIIKFKSMRTVTNFFIANLAVADLLVNTLCLPFTLVYTLLGEWKLGPVLCHLVPYAQALAVHVSTVTLTVIALDRHRCIVYHLESRISKRISFLIIGVAWAVSALLASPLAIFREYSLIEIIPDFKIVVCSEKWPGEGQLNYGTIYSISMLLIQYVLPLAVISYAYIRIWTKLKNHVSPGVGNDHYHHRRRKTTKMLVCVVVVFAVSWLPFHTFQLVSDIDSQVLDLKEYKLIYTVFHVIAMCSTFANPLLYGWMNNNYRTAFLTAFQCEQRLDSIHPEVSAAFKARKKLEAKRIQFPGDSFTQPTNV